A stretch of Bacteroidales bacterium DNA encodes these proteins:
- a CDS encoding ATP-binding protein, translated as MDKESLEKVLWVNNQIDELARVEVFLNELGEEWELSMPLVFSLNLVLEEALTNINDYGFDDDNKHTIEIYFKKIGDMLSISIIDDGHEYDPTLKIDPDITLSVETRPIGGLGIFLIKKIMDKVEYQRKENRNYLMLTKNIES; from the coding sequence ATGGATAAAGAATCACTTGAGAAAGTTTTGTGGGTAAATAATCAAATTGATGAATTAGCCAGGGTGGAAGTTTTTTTGAATGAACTTGGCGAGGAATGGGAGCTATCTATGCCCCTGGTATTTTCTTTAAACTTAGTTCTGGAAGAAGCTTTGACCAATATTAATGATTATGGATTTGATGATGATAATAAGCATACTATTGAGATTTATTTTAAAAAAATCGGAGATATGCTTTCCATTTCAATTATTGATGATGGACATGAGTACGATCCTACCTTAAAAATAGATCCCGACATCACTTTGTCAGTAGAAACCAGGCCGATAGGCGGTTTAGGAATATTCCTGATCAAAAAGATCATGGATAAAGTTGAATACCAACGTAAAGAAAACAGAAATTATTTAATGCTTACTAAAAATATCGAATCATGA
- a CDS encoding RNA polymerase sigma factor RpoD/SigA has protein sequence MRQLKITKQVTNRETASLDKYLQEIGRVELITAEEEVELARRIKAGDKDALEKLTKANLRFVVSVSKQYQNQGLSLPDLINEGNLGLIKAAQRFDETRGFKFISYAVWWIRQSILQALAEQSRIVRLPLNKIGSINKINKAYARLEQQHEREPDSLEIAEMLDIPESEVKESIRNSGRHISMDAPLIQDEENTLYDVLRSDETNTPERELMVESLRKEIDRAISTLTSREADVVRLYFGLNSKHPMTLEEIGEKFDLTRERVRQIKEKAIRRLKHTSRSKILKSYLG, from the coding sequence ATGCGCCAGTTAAAGATTACTAAACAAGTTACCAACCGTGAAACTGCTTCGCTTGATAAGTATTTGCAGGAAATCGGTAGGGTTGAGCTTATTACTGCGGAAGAAGAAGTCGAGCTGGCCCGCCGGATCAAGGCCGGTGATAAGGATGCTTTAGAGAAACTGACTAAGGCCAACCTTCGTTTCGTGGTATCGGTTTCCAAGCAATATCAGAACCAGGGGCTAAGCCTCCCCGACCTCATCAACGAGGGCAACCTGGGATTGATCAAAGCAGCTCAGCGTTTCGATGAAACCCGTGGTTTTAAATTCATTTCCTATGCCGTTTGGTGGATCAGGCAGTCGATCCTTCAGGCTTTGGCAGAGCAATCAAGGATAGTGCGCCTTCCGCTCAACAAAATTGGCTCCATCAATAAGATTAACAAGGCTTATGCCAGGCTTGAACAACAGCATGAAAGAGAGCCTGATTCCTTGGAAATAGCTGAAATGCTTGATATTCCGGAAAGCGAAGTCAAGGAATCAATACGTAATTCCGGCCGCCATATTTCGATGGATGCCCCGCTCATCCAGGATGAGGAAAATACCCTTTACGATGTGTTGCGAAGTGACGAGACCAATACGCCTGAGAGAGAGCTGATGGTGGAATCATTGCGGAAAGAGATTGACCGGGCTATTTCAACGCTGACCTCCAGGGAAGCCGATGTGGTCAGGCTCTATTTCGGCCTGAATTCCAAGCACCCGATGACACTGGAAGAGATCGGCGAAAAATTTGACCTGACCCGTGAGCGGGTCCGCCAGATCAAAGAAAAGGCTATCCGACGGCTGAAGCATACTTCCCGTAGCAAAATCCTGAAATCATACCTTGGATAA
- the rpsO gene encoding 30S ribosomal protein S15 produces MYLSSEKKKEFFSGFGKSEFDTGSPEGQIAMFTHRINYLTGHLKENRKDFATRRSLVALVGKRRSLLEYLKEVDIERYRAIVKNLGIRK; encoded by the coding sequence ATGTATCTCTCGTCAGAAAAGAAAAAGGAGTTTTTCTCCGGATTTGGAAAATCGGAATTCGATACCGGTTCACCAGAAGGGCAGATCGCTATGTTCACGCACCGGATCAATTACCTGACAGGTCATTTAAAGGAAAACCGGAAAGACTTTGCCACCCGCCGGTCGCTGGTAGCGCTGGTCGGTAAACGCCGCAGCCTGCTGGAATACCTGAAGGAGGTCGATATTGAGAGATACCGGGCAATAGTCAAGAACCTTGGCATTAGAAAATAG
- the pnp gene encoding polyribonucleotide nucleotidyltransferase — protein MSSKAIIKKFKLEDGREISIETGRLAKQAAGAVVVRMDDTMLLATVLVAPEASENAGYFPLTVEYKEKYSATGKFPGGFFKREARPSEYEILISRLVDRALRPLFPDNFLNEIQVQVMLISGDKKNLPDTLVALAASSAIMVSNIPFLGPISEVRVGKVKGQLIINPSIAQTEEADMDMMVAATIDNIVMVEGQMKEISEADMLEAIKSGHEAIKVQCRAQIELAEMLSEKKDKMAVPELVDDAALQQTIHDFAYPKFYEIAGKGVANKQLRHEAFANVKANFIETIAEDKRKELEPLINRYFEDTEKLAVRNCILVERKRLDGRGLEDIRPIWSEVDYLPAAHGSAIFTRGETQALVTVTLGTKLDKQVLDGAVIEGSSDFLLHYNFPGFSTGEVKPIRGTSRREIGHGNLAMRALKPVIPADDVNPYTVRIVSDILESNGSSSMASVCGGTLALMDAGVKIKKPVSGIAMGLITDKETGKYAVLSDILGDEDHLGDMDFKVTGTADGITACQMDIKIEGLSFEIMQQALEQARRGRNHILGEMMKTISTPREDYKPFVPRIEKMTVPKEFIGAIIGPGGKIIQEIQKDTGATIIIEEVGETGVIDIFSSNKESIEAAKDRIKKIVAVPEVGDIYNGKVKSIVAFGAFIEILPGKEGLLHISEIDWKRVTDIEEYMKVGQQIEVKLIGVDTSTGKLKLSRKALLPAPPQRQ, from the coding sequence ATGTCATCAAAAGCAATTATCAAAAAATTCAAGTTAGAAGACGGACGCGAGATTTCCATTGAAACCGGAAGATTGGCCAAACAGGCTGCAGGAGCTGTTGTTGTAAGAATGGACGACACGATGTTGCTCGCTACCGTACTCGTAGCCCCCGAGGCTTCGGAAAATGCAGGCTACTTTCCGCTTACGGTTGAGTATAAAGAAAAATACTCCGCGACCGGCAAATTTCCCGGAGGCTTCTTCAAAAGAGAAGCTCGTCCTTCAGAATATGAAATACTTATCTCCCGTTTGGTGGATCGGGCCCTCAGGCCATTGTTCCCGGATAATTTTCTCAATGAGATCCAGGTTCAGGTTATGTTGATTTCAGGTGATAAAAAAAATCTTCCCGACACTTTAGTGGCTCTGGCTGCCTCATCTGCTATCATGGTTTCCAATATACCTTTCCTCGGGCCGATATCAGAAGTAAGGGTTGGCAAGGTAAAAGGCCAGCTTATTATCAATCCCTCCATTGCCCAGACTGAAGAAGCAGACATGGACATGATGGTCGCAGCTACCATTGATAATATCGTCATGGTCGAAGGCCAGATGAAGGAGATCTCTGAAGCCGATATGCTTGAAGCGATTAAATCTGGCCATGAAGCCATCAAAGTTCAATGCCGTGCCCAGATCGAATTGGCCGAAATGCTTTCTGAGAAAAAAGATAAAATGGCTGTGCCTGAATTAGTCGATGACGCCGCTTTACAGCAGACAATACATGATTTTGCCTATCCTAAATTTTATGAAATTGCCGGGAAGGGTGTTGCAAACAAGCAACTTCGTCATGAAGCATTTGCAAATGTAAAGGCAAACTTTATAGAAACAATTGCGGAAGATAAACGCAAGGAATTGGAGCCACTGATCAACCGTTATTTTGAAGATACCGAGAAACTGGCAGTCAGGAATTGCATTCTTGTGGAAAGAAAAAGGCTTGATGGACGTGGCCTGGAGGACATCCGCCCGATCTGGTCCGAAGTTGATTATTTACCTGCTGCCCACGGCTCAGCCATATTTACACGTGGTGAAACCCAGGCCCTGGTTACAGTAACCCTTGGTACCAAGCTTGATAAGCAGGTTCTTGACGGAGCAGTTATTGAAGGATCAAGCGATTTCCTGCTGCATTACAATTTCCCCGGTTTTTCAACCGGTGAAGTTAAACCTATACGTGGAACCAGCCGCCGTGAGATCGGCCATGGCAACCTGGCCATGCGTGCCCTTAAGCCTGTAATACCGGCAGATGATGTAAATCCTTATACAGTCAGGATTGTATCAGATATCCTCGAATCCAACGGTTCTTCCTCTATGGCTTCCGTCTGTGGCGGTACACTTGCCCTGATGGATGCAGGTGTTAAGATTAAAAAACCAGTCTCAGGTATAGCGATGGGATTAATAACGGACAAAGAAACCGGTAAGTATGCTGTTTTATCCGATATCCTGGGGGATGAAGATCATCTGGGTGACATGGACTTCAAAGTCACCGGCACGGCAGATGGTATTACGGCCTGCCAGATGGATATTAAAATTGAAGGCTTATCCTTCGAAATCATGCAACAAGCTTTGGAACAAGCCCGCCGGGGAAGGAATCATATCCTTGGTGAGATGATGAAGACCATTTCCACCCCAAGAGAAGACTATAAACCGTTTGTGCCAAGGATCGAAAAAATGACGGTACCTAAGGAGTTTATCGGTGCAATTATAGGGCCTGGCGGAAAAATCATCCAGGAAATTCAGAAAGATACCGGCGCAACAATCATTATCGAAGAAGTCGGGGAAACCGGGGTGATCGATATATTTTCAAGCAACAAAGAATCGATCGAAGCGGCAAAAGACCGCATCAAAAAGATCGTGGCCGTGCCCGAAGTCGGTGATATATACAATGGAAAAGTGAAGAGTATCGTTGCTTTCGGCGCTTTTATCGAGATCCTGCCAGGTAAAGAAGGTTTGCTGCACATATCCGAGATCGACTGGAAACGCGTGACAGATATCGAAGAATACATGAAAGTCGGACAGCAAATTGAAGTGAAACTCATTGGTGTTGATACCAGTACGGGAAAACTTAAATTGTCCAGGAAAGCATTGCTCCCTGCGCCTCCACAAAGGCAATAA
- a CDS encoding STAS domain-containing protein, whose protein sequence is MNVQVESSKDYTIVSVEGRIDSTNASEFEKPMMGVIERGCTKIILDCSGLNYISSSGLRVFLIVQKKMIAVKGQFSLCNLQPGIKEIFDISGFSSIFSVFPDKKSAMKS, encoded by the coding sequence ATGAATGTACAAGTTGAATCGTCAAAAGACTACACAATTGTCAGTGTGGAAGGACGCATCGACAGCACCAATGCCAGTGAGTTTGAAAAGCCAATGATGGGGGTAATCGAAAGAGGGTGCACCAAAATAATCCTGGACTGCTCCGGGTTAAATTATATAAGCAGCTCTGGATTGAGGGTCTTCCTGATTGTTCAGAAAAAAATGATAGCTGTAAAAGGGCAGTTCAGTCTGTGCAACCTTCAACCCGGGATTAAGGAAATTTTCGATATATCAGGCTTTTCTTCCATTTTTTCAGTGTTCCCGGATAAAAAATCCGCTATGAAGTCATAA